The DNA segment TTGTCACCTTTTGGTAAGCCGCTAGCAATGGTTATTTCAATGGGTAACTCGGTATTTTCTTCTAGCCATTTGACTAAATTTAATACTACTTCCTCATCATTAATAGCTGTAATTGTAGCGACACAAGTTTTTTTACTCGGAAAAACAATAAAAACTTGATCTGCTTCTTTCATACGCATAACACGAGTGATATGATGGAAGTTTTCTCCAGTGATAAAAATCGTATCATGGTCATTTTCCAGCTCATTTGTTACGAAATAACGCTGCATTTATTCCACTCCTCGTTTGGAAATAATCGCAACCCAGTCTCCTTGTTGCTCGATTTTTTCGATAACAAGTCCTGCGTTTTTCAGTGCTTCTTCAACTACTTTCGCTTTATCTTCAATAATTCCTGAAGCAATAAAAATCCCGCCTGGTTTTAATGCTCTATAAACATCCTCAGGGAAAAGTAAAATAACTTCTGCTAAAATGTTTGCAACCACAATATCCACGTTTGTTTTATTGATATCTTGGAGCAAGTTATTTTGTTTTACCGTAATAATATGTTCTGTTTTATTTAAAATAATATTTTCTTCTGCTGCACGAGTAGCGATTTCATCAAGATCAGTTGCTAGAACAGATTTTGCGCCTAGTTTAGCACTGGCGATACTGAGTACACCTGACCCTGTTCCTACATCAATAATTTCATCATTTGGTTGCAAATAATCACTCAAAGCACGGATACATAATTGTGTTGTTGGGTGTGTGCCTGTTCCAAAAGCCATCCCTGGATCGAGTTCAATGATTATTTCGTTGGCAGATGGTGTATAGGATTCCCAACTAGGTACGATAGTAATCCGGTCAGTTATTTGAACCGGATGGTAATATTTTTTCCAAGCTGTAGCCCATTCCTCATCGTCTACATCATTAACAACAAACTGGAATTTTCCTAACGGGATATCAAAAGTCGTCAAATTCTTTAAAGTTTTTTCGATTTCTGGGATTTGTTCAACAAATTCTGCTGTTTTCAGAAAATAAGCTTTAATAATCACGCCATCTTCTGGATAATCTTCACGTTTTAATGCGTAAATTTCACCGAATTTATCTTCTCGTTCGCGTAAAAAATCTGCTACATCTTCAATTGAAACTCCTGCTGCACCGAATTCTGTCAAAACATTTGCAACTGGCTCTACTGCTTCATTTGTTGTATGGACTTCCACTTCTGACCATTCCATTTTTAACACTCCTTTACTATGTAGAAAAGGTCGATGGTTGCTTCTCGCACAACTATCGACCTCATCAATCATCAATCGCCTTTAAAAGCTCGTTTCATTTTGTCAAAAAAACCGGATGTTTGTTCGTCTACTCTGTCTCCAGTAGTGGAAGCAAATTCACGTAAAATTTCTTTTTGTTTGTCATCTAGCTTTTTCGGAACGATTACTTTGACTATGACATGTTGATCACCTGTTCCATTTCCTCGTAGATGCGGAACACCTTTGCCACGCAAGCGGAAAGTTGTTCCTGTTTGTGTACCACTTGGAATTTTCAAACGAACTTTCCCGTGAACAGTCGGCACATCGATTTCATCTCCTAATGTAGCTTGAACGAAGGTGATTGGAACTTCCACATAAATGTCGTCTGCTTCTCGTTCGAAAAATTCATCAGGAATTACGACAAATACAACATATAAATCACCGTTTGGTCCGCCGTTAATACCCGCTTCTCCTTCACCAGAAACGCGCATTTGTTGTCCGTCATTTACACCAGCTGGAACTTTCACTTTGATTTTTTTCGTTTTAGTTACGCGACCTTTACCATGACATGTTGAACATTTTTCTTTAATTTCTTTACCAGTACCATTGCAGTATTGACAAGTGCGTTTGTTAACTACACGGCCAAATGGAGTGTTTTGTTCCACGTTAATAGAACCTTTACCACCACAATGACTACATTTTTCTGGAGTAGTTCCTGGTTTCGCGCCAGAACCGTGACAAGTATCACAGTTTTCTTCGCGCGGAATTTCAATTTCTGCATCTTTACCAAAAACGGCTTCTTTAAATTTCAGACGCATTGTATATTGTAAATCGCTACCTTGTCTTGGTGCATTAGGATCTTGTTGACGTCCTCCACCACCGAAGAATGTGTCAAAGATGTCTTCAAATCCAGAGAATCCTCCGCCGCTAAATCCGCCACCAGCACCGCCGCCGAAACCTTGGTTTGGATCTACATGACCATATTGATCGTATTGAGCACGTTTTTGCGAGTCACTTAATACTTCATAAGCCTCTGATATTTCTTTGAATTTTTCATCAGCGCCTGCTTCTTTATTTATGTCCGGATGATACTGTTTGGACAGTTTCCGGTAAGCTTTTTTTATTTCGTCCGCTGAGGCGCTTTTGGAAATACCAAGCACTTCATAATAATCTCGTTTTGCCATCCGCCATCACTCCTGTCCATGATATATTTTTATAGTCCTAACGTATTGTAACATTTGAAAGAGATGTTGTAAAAACTTTATTTCAGATAAAAAGCCAAAGCCACAGTAGACTTTGACTCATTATCCTTACCTTTTAAAAAGATTATTTGTTTTCTTTGTCGTCGTCATTTACTTCTTCAAATTCAGCGTCTACTACATCGTCGTTTTGAGGAGCTTCTTGACCTTCTGCACCACCTGCTGCTTGTTGCTCTGCTGCAGCTTGTTCGTATAATTTAACAGATAAGTTTTGAACGATTTCGTTTAAGCTTTCTGTTTTTTCTTTAATTGCATCGAAATCTTCACCTTTAAGCGCTTCTTGTAATTCATCACGCGCTGCTTCTGCTTTTTTCACTTCTTCTTCGTCTATTTTGCCTTCTAATTCTTTCAATGTTTTATCTACAGTGAATACTAATTGGTCAGCATTGTTACGAAGTTCTGCGTTTTCTTTGTTCTTTTTATCTTCTTCTGCATTCGCTTCTGCATCTTGAACCATTTTTTCGATTTCTTCATCTGTTAAACCTGAAGAAGATTTAATAACGATGTTTTGTTCTTTACCAGTTCCAAGATCTTTCGCGCGAACTGTTACGATACCATTTTTGTCAATATCAAATAATACTTCGATTTGTGGAATACCACGTGGAGCTGGTGGAATATCCGCTAATTGGAAACGTCCTAATGTTTTATTGTCTTTAGCCATTGGACGTTCACCTTGAAGTACATGGATATCAACGGCTGGTTGGTTGTCAGCTGCTGTAGAGAATGTTTGTGATTTAGATGTTGGAATAGTTGTATTACGTTCGATTAACGGTGTCATAACGCCACCCATAGTTTCAATGCCAAGAGATAAAGGAGTTACATCAAGTAATACAACGTCTTTTACATCACCAGTAATTACGCCACCTTGAATAGCCGCACCCATTGCTACAACTTCATCTGGGTTTACACCTTTATGAGGTTCTTTGCCTAATTCTTTTTTGATTGTTTCTTGAACTGCAGGAATACGAGTAGATCCACCAACTAAAATTACTTGGTCAATATCACTTGCAGAAAGGTTCGCATCTTTTAATGCTTGACGAGTTGGCGCAATCGTACGTTCCACTAAGTCATGTGTTAATTCATCAAATTTAGCACGAGTAAGCGTTACTTCTAAGTGAAGTGGGCCAGCTTCTCCAGCTGTGATAAATGGTAAAGAGATTTGTGTACTTGTCACGCCAGAAAGATCTTTTTTCGCTTTTTCAGCTGCATCTTTCAAACGTTGAAGCGCCATTTTGTCTTGGCTTAAATCAACACCATTGTCTTTTTTGAATTCAGCTACTAGATAATCGATAATTTTTTTATCGAAGTCGTCTCCACCTAGTTCGTTGTCACCAGCAGTAGAATGTACTTCGAATACGCCGTCGCCTAGTTCAAGGATTGAAACGTCAAAAGTACCACCACCAAGGTCAAATACAAGGATTGTTTGGTCTGTTTCTGTTTTGTCCATACCGTAAGCAAGTGCTGCTGCAGTTGGTTCGTTAATAATACGTTCTACTTCAAGTCCAGCGATTTTACCAGCATCTTTTGTTGCTTGACGTTGGGCATCGTTGAAATAAGCTGGAACTGTGATTACTGCTTTATCTACAGTTTCACCAAGGTAATCTTCTGCATAACTTTTTAGGTATTGCAAAATGATTGCACTAATTTCTTGTGGAGAATAATCTTTTCCTTCAATTGTTTCTTTATGGTTAGTACCCATGTAACGTTTGATAGAACTAATTGTATTTGGGTTGGTGATTGCAGCACGTTTCGCTACTTCACCTACTTGGCGTTCACCGTTTTTGAAACCAACTACGGAAGGTGTTGTACGTGCGCCTTCTGGGTTAGGGATGATTTTAGCTTCTCCGCCTTCTAATACTGCTACTGCTGAGTTTGTTGTTCCTAAGTCAATACCGATAATTTTGCTCATTGTTATTTCCTCCTGTTATTCAGTAATTATTTTTATTGATTTACTTTTACCATAGATGGGCGTATAACCCGGTCTTTTAATTTATAACCTTTTTGAAGTTCTGCAGTGATTTCATTGCTTGCCGCATTTTCGTCACTATCTTGCATAACCGCTTGATGAAAATTCGGATCGAACTGCTCACCAACTGCCGGAATTACTTCAATACCTTCTTTTTCAAAAGCAACAAGAATTTGGTTATACACCATTTCCATTCCTTTTAAAATTTGTTTCACTTCTTCTTGGTCAGAAGTTGTAGCAAGTGCTTTTTCAAAACTGTCTAGCGCAGGAAGTAAATCTTCCGCTAAGCTTTGCGAACGATATTTCTGACTTGCATCGCGATCTGCAATATGTCTTTTTTTGACATTTTCAAAGTCTGCTTGCATACGAAGATAGCGATTTTCTACTTCATCAAGTTTGTTTTCAAGCTCCAAAATTTTCGCTTGTTCTTCTGTTAAAGCATCTGCCGTAGCTTCTTCTTCAACAGTTTCTTCTGATTCATCTAAAATGTTTAATTCTTCTTGTTCGATTTCATCAGCTAGTCTTTCTTTTTTGTTCTTTTTCTCAGACACTTTAGCCACCTCCTGAAAAAACTTATGCTTTTTCAGCCTTCCTAATTTTGGTTATCACGATAAAGTTTGGTTAACACATCGGTTAAATCTCGACTCATTACATCAACTAACCCCATCATTCTGTTATATTCCATCCTTGTTGGACCTAGGAGCACAATACCACCGACACGTTCGCCAGCAATGTTGTATGTTGCTGTAATAATACTACAATCTTCCATAAGACTATTATTGTTTTCTCGGCCTATTTTCACTTGAAGTCCATCGGGAATATCCCTAAACAATTCATAAACATCTTGTTCTTCTTCCATCAAATGAAGCATCTCACGGACCTTATTAATATCGTGAAATTCCGGTTGATTGAGGATATTCGTTTTTCCACCAAAATACACTTTTTGTTGACTTGCTTGGGCGAAAGAATCTGAAAACACATGCATAAAACTTTCATAATTTCTAACATGCTTTCCAAGAAGTTCTTTCACTTCCATTGGTATTTGTACTTTTAAATCATCCAGCGAAAGCCCTACTAACCGTTCATTTAAAATGTTGACCATTCGTTCGATATCAGAAAGCGTTGTGCCCTCAGGTATCGTCACTAGATGGTTATCAACATGCCCTTGATCGGTAATTAAAATGAGCATTGCTTGAAAGTTATTAATTGGTACAAATCTAAAGCCACTTAAATGATTTTTCGTTGCTTCAGGACCGAGCAAGATGGACGTGTAATTGGTTAAATCGGATAACATTAATGCTGAATTTTGGATAAGTCCTTCCATTTCATAATAATTCTCTGAAAAGAAAGAACGAATCATTTGTCTGTCGGATTTATCTAACTTTTTGAGCTGGAGTAAATAATCGACATAAAAGCGATATCCTTTTTCAGAAGGAACTCGTCCAGACGAAGAATGTGTTTTTTCAATAAAGCCATATTCTTCGAGGACGCCCATCTCATTACGGATAGTCGCTGAACTATAAGGCAAACCTTTTTCTTTCAGCAAATTTTTCGAACCAACCGGCTGAATAGTCCACGTGAAATGATCGATGATGGCACGGAAAATTAAAAGTTGTCTTTCTGTTAACATATCTATCACCTCTTTTAGCACTCAATAACATCAAGTGCTAAATACAAGTATAAATTTACCAAACAATTCCACCTTAGTCAACCGAAAACACTCGATTTCAGACTAAAGTAGGATTGTTTGGTCAAAAAAGGTCAGATAGAGCGATTTTAGAGAAATTCTTGAAAAACATTATTTCCTAAAAATCTTCCACTTCTAGTTAGTGCTACATTTTCTTGATTGTTTTCGAGCCAACCTTTTGCAGTTGTTTTTTCAATAGCTTTTGCAAAAGTAGTATCCAAGTTCTGACCGAATTTTTGTTTGAAATGAATCTTATTCACACCATCTACTTTTCTAAGCCCTAGAAACATCTCTTCTTCCATTTTTTCTTTTAAAGTCAGTTCTTTTTGTTGGAATGTAGGTAGTTGATTTTCCTGTAATGGTTCCATGTATTTTTTTATTGGACCGAAATTACTATAACGTGTGTCGCCAATGTAACCATGTGCGCCGGCGCCAAAACCATAATAGTGTTCGTTGCTCCAGTAAGTAATATTGTGTTTACTTTGAAATCCTTCTTTTGCAAAATTACTAATTTCATATTGCTTGCGATTATTTTTTTCCATTTCATTTAATAGTAAATCATACATGTTTGCTTCTGCATCTTGGCCGGGTAAGAATAATTTCCCTTTTTGCATAAGATTATAAAAAATCGTTTTGGGCTCAATAATTAGCGAATAAGCTGAGTAGTGCGGTAAATCGAGATCAATTGCTTGTTTTAGGGTATCTTTAAAGTCTGCTTCTTTTTGACCAGGCAAGCTAAAAATCAAGTCAATACTTACATTTTCGAACCCGATTTTGCGCATATTTTCAACTGATTGATAGACATCTTTTACAGTATGAATGCGACCAATTTTTTTGAGAAGTTCATTGTTGAAGCTTTGAACTCCCATACTGATACGATTAACGCCATGATCTTGCATGGTTTGTACTTTGGATAATGAAAGATCACCTGGATTTGCTTCAAAGGAAAATTCGATATCTTTTTTTAGAGGTAGTATGTCTTGAATAGCCGTGCAAAGTCTCGCAATTTGGGCTTCATTCAAGGTTGTCGGTGTCCCGCCGCCAAC comes from the Listeria welshimeri serovar 6b str. SLCC5334 genome and includes:
- the prmA gene encoding 50S ribosomal protein L11 methyltransferase, which gives rise to MEWSEVEVHTTNEAVEPVANVLTEFGAAGVSIEDVADFLREREDKFGEIYALKREDYPEDGVIIKAYFLKTAEFVEQIPEIEKTLKNLTTFDIPLGKFQFVVNDVDDEEWATAWKKYYHPVQITDRITIVPSWESYTPSANEIIIELDPGMAFGTGTHPTTQLCIRALSDYLQPNDEIIDVGTGSGVLSIASAKLGAKSVLATDLDEIATRAAEENIILNKTEHIITVKQNNLLQDINKTNVDIVVANILAEVILLFPEDVYRALKPGGIFIASGIIEDKAKVVEEALKNAGLVIEKIEQQGDWVAIISKRGVE
- the dnaJ gene encoding molecular chaperone DnaJ, producing MAKRDYYEVLGISKSASADEIKKAYRKLSKQYHPDINKEAGADEKFKEISEAYEVLSDSQKRAQYDQYGHVDPNQGFGGGAGGGFSGGGFSGFEDIFDTFFGGGGRQQDPNAPRQGSDLQYTMRLKFKEAVFGKDAEIEIPREENCDTCHGSGAKPGTTPEKCSHCGGKGSINVEQNTPFGRVVNKRTCQYCNGTGKEIKEKCSTCHGKGRVTKTKKIKVKVPAGVNDGQQMRVSGEGEAGINGGPNGDLYVVFVVIPDEFFEREADDIYVEVPITFVQATLGDEIDVPTVHGKVRLKIPSGTQTGTTFRLRGKGVPHLRGNGTGDQHVIVKVIVPKKLDDKQKEILREFASTTGDRVDEQTSGFFDKMKRAFKGD
- the dnaK gene encoding molecular chaperone DnaK, with protein sequence MSKIIGIDLGTTNSAVAVLEGGEAKIIPNPEGARTTPSVVGFKNGERQVGEVAKRAAITNPNTISSIKRYMGTNHKETIEGKDYSPQEISAIILQYLKSYAEDYLGETVDKAVITVPAYFNDAQRQATKDAGKIAGLEVERIINEPTAAALAYGMDKTETDQTILVFDLGGGTFDVSILELGDGVFEVHSTAGDNELGGDDFDKKIIDYLVAEFKKDNGVDLSQDKMALQRLKDAAEKAKKDLSGVTSTQISLPFITAGEAGPLHLEVTLTRAKFDELTHDLVERTIAPTRQALKDANLSASDIDQVILVGGSTRIPAVQETIKKELGKEPHKGVNPDEVVAMGAAIQGGVITGDVKDVVLLDVTPLSLGIETMGGVMTPLIERNTTIPTSKSQTFSTAADNQPAVDIHVLQGERPMAKDNKTLGRFQLADIPPAPRGIPQIEVLFDIDKNGIVTVRAKDLGTGKEQNIVIKSSSGLTDEEIEKMVQDAEANAEEDKKNKENAELRNNADQLVFTVDKTLKELEGKIDEEEVKKAEAARDELQEALKGEDFDAIKEKTESLNEIVQNLSVKLYEQAAAEQQAAGGAEGQEAPQNDDVVDAEFEEVNDDDKENK
- the grpE gene encoding nucleotide exchange factor GrpE codes for the protein MSEKKNKKERLADEIEQEELNILDESEETVEEEATADALTEEQAKILELENKLDEVENRYLRMQADFENVKKRHIADRDASQKYRSQSLAEDLLPALDSFEKALATTSDQEEVKQILKGMEMVYNQILVAFEKEGIEVIPAVGEQFDPNFHQAVMQDSDENAASNEITAELQKGYKLKDRVIRPSMVKVNQ
- the hrcA gene encoding heat-inducible transcriptional repressor HrcA → MLTERQLLIFRAIIDHFTWTIQPVGSKNLLKEKGLPYSSATIRNEMGVLEEYGFIEKTHSSSGRVPSEKGYRFYVDYLLQLKKLDKSDRQMIRSFFSENYYEMEGLIQNSALMLSDLTNYTSILLGPEATKNHLSGFRFVPINNFQAMLILITDQGHVDNHLVTIPEGTTLSDIERMVNILNERLVGLSLDDLKVQIPMEVKELLGKHVRNYESFMHVFSDSFAQASQQKVYFGGKTNILNQPEFHDINKVREMLHLMEEEQDVYELFRDIPDGLQVKIGRENNNSLMEDCSIITATYNIAGERVGGIVLLGPTRMEYNRMMGLVDVMSRDLTDVLTKLYRDNQN
- the hemW gene encoding radical SAM family heme chaperone HemW; this translates as MINMNQSSNESSAVYIHIPFCEHICYYCDFNKVFLEGQPVDEYVDLLIKEMELTAAKGPIAPVDTVFVGGGTPTTLNEAQIARLCTAIQDILPLKKDIEFSFEANPGDLSLSKVQTMQDHGVNRISMGVQSFNNELLKKIGRIHTVKDVYQSVENMRKIGFENVSIDLIFSLPGQKEADFKDTLKQAIDLDLPHYSAYSLIIEPKTIFYNLMQKGKLFLPGQDAEANMYDLLLNEMEKNNRKQYEISNFAKEGFQSKHNITYWSNEHYYGFGAGAHGYIGDTRYSNFGPIKKYMEPLQENQLPTFQQKELTLKEKMEEEMFLGLRKVDGVNKIHFKQKFGQNLDTTFAKAIEKTTAKGWLENNQENVALTRSGRFLGNNVFQEFL